Proteins from a genomic interval of Helicobacter pylori Shi112:
- the lpxF gene encoding lipid A 4'-phosphatase, producing the protein MKKLKGLFLSLLLWVYPLRSEPINEGAYILEEIGDVLRFLPIFVGTVSLAMRDYRGLGELAVGTLVTQGVIYGLKGAFSTAHKDGARVEFAKRPCCNSWRGMPSGHAGGVFSAAGFVYYRYGWKPALPVIALAILTDASRVVAGKHTILQVTIGSLIAWGFAYLFTSRYKPKQWMLYPEISSDFKGSSRYGVSFSYQW; encoded by the coding sequence ATGAAAAAACTCAAAGGTCTTTTTTTGAGCCTACTTTTATGGGTCTATCCTTTAAGGAGTGAGCCGATCAATGAGGGGGCATACATTTTAGAAGAGATCGGCGATGTGCTTAGGTTTTTGCCTATTTTTGTAGGCACGGTCAGTTTGGCGATGCGCGATTATAGAGGTTTAGGGGAATTAGCGGTCGGCACATTGGTTACTCAAGGAGTGATTTATGGCCTTAAAGGAGCTTTTAGCACCGCCCATAAAGATGGGGCTAGAGTGGAATTTGCTAAACGCCCATGCTGCAATTCTTGGAGAGGCATGCCAAGCGGGCATGCTGGGGGGGTGTTTAGCGCGGCTGGGTTTGTGTATTACCGCTATGGGTGGAAACCGGCTCTTCCTGTGATCGCTCTTGCAATCCTCACTGATGCCAGCAGAGTGGTGGCAGGAAAACACACGATCTTGCAAGTTACGATCGGCAGCCTTATCGCATGGGGGTTTGCTTATTTATTCACTTCACGCTACAAACCCAAACAATGGATGCTCTATCCTGAAATCTCTAGCGATTTTAAGGGCAGTAGCCGCTATGGGGTGAGCTTTTCTTATCAATGGTAA
- a CDS encoding glycosyltransferase family 4 protein, which translates to MLWVLYFLTSLFICSLIVLWSKKSTLFVDNANKIQGFHHARTPRAGGLGIFLSFVLAYLFESFETPFKGFFVFLGLLLVFLSGFLEDINLSLSPKIRLILQAVGVVCIISSTPLVVSDFSPLFSLPYFIAFLFAIFMLVGISNAINIIDGFNGLASGICAIALLVIHYIDPSNLSCLLAYMVLGFMVLNFPLGKIFLGDGGAYFLGLVCGISLLNLSLEQKISVFFGLNLMLYPVIEVLFSILRRKIKRQKATMPDNLHLHTLLFQFLQRRSLGYPNSLCAFILILCNLPFIFLSVFFRLDAYALMVISLVFIACYLIGYAYLNRRVYALEKRAF; encoded by the coding sequence GTGTTGTGGGTGCTATATTTTCTAACCAGTCTCTTCATTTGCTCTTTGATTGTTTTGTGGTCTAAAAAATCCACGCTCTTTGTGGATAACGCTAATAAAATACAAGGCTTTCATCATGCAAGAACCCCACGAGCCGGGGGGCTTGGGATCTTTCTTTCTTTTGTGTTAGCTTATCTTTTTGAGTCTTTTGAGACGCCTTTTAAGGGGTTTTTTGTTTTTTTGGGGCTGTTGTTAGTTTTTTTAAGCGGTTTTTTAGAAGATATTAACCTTTCACTCAGCCCCAAAATACGCCTTATTTTGCAAGCTGTAGGGGTTGTTTGCATCATCTCATCAACGCCTTTAGTGGTGAGCGATTTTTCGCCCCTCTTTAGCTTGCCTTATTTTATCGCTTTTTTATTCGCAATTTTTATGCTAGTGGGCATCAGCAACGCTATTAATATTATTGATGGGTTTAACGGGCTTGCGTCAGGGATTTGCGCGATTGCGCTTTTAGTCATTCATTATATAGACCCTAGCAATTTGTCTTGTTTGCTGGCTTACATGGTGCTTGGGTTTATGGTGTTAAATTTCCCTTTAGGAAAGATTTTTTTAGGCGATGGGGGGGCGTATTTTTTGGGTTTGGTGTGCGGGATTTCCCTTTTGAATTTGAGTTTAGAGCAAAAAATCAGCGTGTTTTTTGGGCTCAATTTAATGCTTTATCCGGTTATAGAGGTGCTTTTTAGTATCCTTAGGCGCAAAATAAAACGCCAAAAAGCCACCATGCCGGATAATTTGCATTTGCACACCCTTTTATTCCAATTCTTGCAACGGCGCTCTTTGGGTTACCCCAATTCTCTATGCGCGTTTATCCTTATTCTGTGCAACCTGCCTTTTATTTTTTTAAGCGTCTTTTTTCGCTTGGATGCTTACGCGCTCATGGTTATTAGCTTAGTCTTTATCGCATGCTATTTAATAGGCTATGCTTATTTGAACAGGCGGGTTTATGCTTTAGAAAAGCGAGCGTTTTAA
- the pdxJ gene encoding pyridoxine 5'-phosphate synthase encodes MRFGLNIDHIVTLREIRKTYEPEILEALFIAKNTHKVDLITIHLREDKRHIQNEDVLRLLEISPLPINIECSINAGITDFLCSLKNKPSKVTIVPENRNEVTTEGGLDCSLKGLGEVIRAYHNKGVEVSLFIDPLKDSLHFAREHQVKQVEFHTGVYANLHNALYSNANNQIHAISALKDKSPKELKEELHNAFLQLRRMSKEAFFMGITACAGHGLNYSNVKELLKIPSLRELNIGHSVISKAVLVGLEKAILEMAQLIKR; translated from the coding sequence ATGCGTTTTGGATTGAATATTGATCACATTGTTACTTTAAGAGAGATAAGAAAAACTTATGAGCCTGAGATTTTAGAAGCCCTATTCATCGCTAAAAACACCCATAAAGTGGATTTAATCACCATCCATTTGAGAGAAGACAAACGGCACATTCAAAATGAAGATGTTTTGAGGCTGCTTGAAATAAGCCCTTTGCCTATCAATATTGAATGCTCTATTAATGCTGGAATCACTGATTTTTTATGCTCTTTGAAAAATAAGCCGAGTAAGGTTACAATCGTGCCTGAAAACAGAAATGAGGTTACGACAGAGGGGGGGTTGGATTGCTCATTAAAGGGTTTAGGAGAGGTTATTAGAGCGTATCACAATAAAGGCGTTGAAGTGTCTTTGTTTATTGATCCTTTAAAAGACTCTCTGCATTTTGCAAGGGAGCATCAAGTCAAACAAGTGGAGTTCCACACTGGGGTGTATGCGAATTTGCACAACGCTCTATATTCTAACGCTAACAACCAAATCCATGCCATTAGCGCGCTCAAAGACAAAAGCCCTAAAGAATTGAAAGAAGAATTGCACAACGCCTTTTTGCAATTAAGAAGAATGAGTAAAGAAGCGTTTTTTATGGGTATCACGGCGTGCGCGGGGCATGGGTTGAATTATTCTAATGTGAAAGAATTGTTAAAAATCCCCTCTTTAAGAGAGCTTAATATCGGTCATAGCGTGATTTCAAAAGCGGTTTTAGTGGGATTAGAAAAAGCGATTTTAGAAATGGCGCAACTCATCAAGCGATAA
- the pdxA gene encoding 4-hydroxythreonine-4-phosphate dehydrogenase, with translation MVKKKIAISCGDIQGVGLELILKSHKEVSTLCEPLYLIDSELLERANQLLNNAYETKTLNTLAIDAPLPLLNSSTIGKVSAQSGAYSFESFKKACELADDKEVDGICTLPINKLAWQQAQIPFVGHTDFLKQRYKDHQIIMMLGCFKLFVGLFSDHVPLGAVSQLIQVGALVRFLLAFQKSTQAKIIQVCGFNPHAGEEGLFGKEDEKILKAIQKSNQTLGFECFLGPLPADSAFAPNKRKITPFYVSMSHDVGLAPLKALYFDESINVSLNAPILRVSTDHGTAFDIAYQNKANNKSYVNAIKYLA, from the coding sequence ATGGTTAAAAAGAAAATTGCGATCAGTTGTGGGGATATTCAAGGCGTAGGCTTAGAATTGATTTTAAAAAGCCATAAGGAAGTGAGCACGCTGTGTGAGCCGTTGTATCTCATTGATAGCGAACTTTTAGAGCGGGCCAATCAATTGCTTAATAACGCTTATGAAACTAAAACGCTTAACACGCTCGCTATTGATGCCCCCTTACCCTTATTAAACTCTAGCACGATAGGCAAAGTCAGCGCTCAAAGCGGGGCGTATAGTTTTGAGAGTTTTAAAAAGGCTTGCGAGTTAGCGGATGATAAAGAAGTGGATGGCATTTGCACTTTGCCTATCAACAAACTCGCATGGCAACAAGCTCAAATCCCTTTTGTGGGGCATACCGATTTTTTAAAGCAACGCTATAAAGATCATCAAATCATCATGATGCTTGGGTGTTTTAAGCTCTTTGTGGGGCTATTTAGCGACCATGTGCCTTTAGGGGCGGTTTCTCAACTCATTCAAGTGGGAGCGTTAGTTCGGTTTTTGTTAGCGTTTCAAAAAAGCACTCAAGCTAAAATTATTCAAGTGTGTGGTTTTAACCCCCATGCGGGCGAAGAGGGTTTGTTCGGGAAAGAAGATGAAAAGATTTTAAAAGCCATTCAAAAGAGCAACCAAACGCTGGGCTTTGAATGCTTTTTAGGGCCTTTGCCCGCTGATAGCGCTTTTGCCCCCAATAAGCGCAAAATAACCCCTTTTTATGTGAGCATGAGCCATGATGTGGGGTTAGCCCCTTTAAAAGCGCTCTATTTTGATGAAAGCATTAATGTGAGTTTGAACGCCCCCATTTTACGCGTTTCCACTGACCACGGCACAGCGTTTGATATCGCTTATCAAAACAAAGCGAACAACAAAAGCTATGTGAATGCGATCAAATATTTGGCTTAA